In Desulfuromonas sp., the genomic stretch CCTGCAGTCTATTGTAAGCTCCCAGCACTTTCTGTTTTTCAATGACTTGCTTCTGTGCTTCGTCCTGTTCCTTCTTCAGGCTCTCCAGACCGGCAGATCGTTTTTGATTGGCCTCACGCTTGCCAGCCAGGCTCTTCTCCTGCTCGTCGAGCCCCTTGAGCTGCACCTCGAACGCCTTGATGCTCTCGCTTGCGGCATTCGCCTCGGCTTCCTCTTTTTCCAGCGTCTTGATTTCAGCCTGCAGCCGCTGCCGTTTCTGGTCGAGATCGGCGAGCTTACCGGAGAAGACATCCCCCGGCGGCTTGTCAGCGATGTTTTTACACGGCTCCTGGAAGAACGGGCAGATTCCTTCGCCCAGCTTCTCCTGCCCTTCCTCCAACCCGACCCGCCGGCCGTCCAACTGCCCGAGCTGTGTCCGTGTTTTGCTCAGGGTTTCACGGATCTCCGGTAGTCGGGTAGCCAGCTTGGTGACCGCTTCATCGACCGCGAGGGATGTGCGCTTTTCAGTTAGAGTCTTTTCTTCGGCAGTGAGATCCTTGCCGGCCTGTTCAATCGCCTTCTCCTCGGCCTGGTACTGCGCGGCCAGCCTGCTGACCGTGGCGTTCAGATCGGCGAGTTCTTTCTCCAGCTGGCGCTGTATCTTGACCTGCTCGCGCAGCTCATGCAGACGCTTTTCAGCCTGCTCATAGGCTTCCTTACCGGCAGCGTTTTCGGCGACGATTTGCTTCGCCTTTTCGGCCTCGCTGATCAACGCCTTCTGGCTACCGACTTTCTCCTTGCCGTTGCCGATCCGCTCCTTGAGCTTGTCGATCTCGAAACCGAGATCCTTGACCCGTAGTTCACGCTTGTCGATGTCGGTCAGGCGGAGTTCCAGTTCTTTCAGTTCTTTCTGCTGTTTCTTGTAATTGTCCTCGGTGGCGGTCAACTCTTTCTTGGCCGCCTTCTGCTCGTCGCGCTTTCCCGGCAGCTTTTCCACCTGGTCCTGCAGTGGGCCGATCGACCCTTCGAGAACCTCGACCTTGTTCTGGATCGCCTTGAGCAATGCATTGGTGTCGCTGAAGGTCTTGCGCCAGGAGTCGATGCCGAGGATCTCGTCGAACTTGTTGCGCCGCGCCGTCGGGCGCTTCTCGACAAACGGGCCGAGGAATTCGTTCTGGAACGGGCCGATCACCAGCTCGAACTGTTCGGCCAGCGGCCGCCCCCCTTCGAGGCCGAGCAGCTCCTTGAGCCGCGCCTCGGTCTCCCTGATGTCCTTGTGTTCCTCGACTTCGAAGTCGCCGCCGACCTCCCTGGCAAGCAGCCACTTGGCCGGGGTGCCGACGGTGCGGCTGACCCGGTAGCGTTCGTCGTCGATGGTGAAGACGACGGCGATCTCGCCCTTCCTGGCACCGATGGTGACGAAGCGGTCGATATTACCGACGAAGTCCCGGGCGTCGACGCCGAACATGGCGTAGCCGATCGCCTCAAAGATGGTACTCTTGCCGACCCCGTTGGCGCCGGAGAGGACGTTGATCCCGGGCGAGAAAACGAGATCGAGTTCGCGGTGTGACTTGATGTTTTTCAGGTGGATCGAGAGAATCTGCATTATTTTTCTTGCTTCACGATAAAGGCCTTGATGACTTCATGATGTAGCGCAACCAAAATTTGCTGCGACATACTTTCTACGCACCTCAACTTTTTTGCCAAAATTCATTAACAGACCAAGTTCCCGACGACATCCTTGCAGATAGTTCTTGAGTTGCACCTCGTGCGCCGGCAATAAATTCTCAAGGGCTTTCAATTCAAGCACGACTTTATCCTCGACGATTAAATCAGCAAAATACTCTCCGACCGGTTGCCCTTTATAGAGAACTCGAATCGG encodes the following:
- a CDS encoding SMC family ATPase, translating into MQILSIHLKNIKSHRELDLVFSPGINVLSGANGVGKSTIFEAIGYAMFGVDARDFVGNIDRFVTIGARKGEIAVVFTIDDERYRVSRTVGTPAKWLLAREVGGDFEVEEHKDIRETEARLKELLGLEGGRPLAEQFELVIGPFQNEFLGPFVEKRPTARRNKFDEILGIDSWRKTFSDTNALLKAIQNKVEVLEGSIGPLQDQVEKLPGKRDEQKAAKKELTATEDNYKKQQKELKELELRLTDIDKRELRVKDLGFEIDKLKERIGNGKEKVGSQKALISEAEKAKQIVAENAAGKEAYEQAEKRLHELREQVKIQRQLEKELADLNATVSRLAAQYQAEEKAIEQAGKDLTAEEKTLTEKRTSLAVDEAVTKLATRLPEIRETLSKTRTQLGQLDGRRVGLEEGQEKLGEGICPFFQEPCKNIADKPPGDVFSGKLADLDQKRQRLQAEIKTLEKEEAEANAASESIKAFEVQLKGLDEQEKSLAGKREANQKRSAGLESLKKEQDEAQKQVIEKQKVLGAYNRLQADIEVSEAEQKKHQASRDLFVANQEQAAKLESLQKDLKKFETLLTQLQDELAGKEDELKTAGKDYDADQHQALKLQKDTLRQEVGALGQKVEGLKADVERLTNEIDRLKQLEKEIAEKKAQIKAYGEKEELVKFLRNRVFNKVSAYLSERFREEISQRANRIYRIIAEVDEELAWGEDYRIVLRDMEDGELRERYDDQLSGGQTMSAVVALRLAMLQTIGARIAFFDEPTSNLDVTRRENLAHAFRAIDVGKEEVTEHWYDQLFLISHDVAFTEVKDQILVLE
- a CDS encoding GxxExxY protein, whose protein sequence is MEGEMYKETELTDKIICCAYNVHNHLGSGFLEKVYENALRIELEDMELKVAQQEPIRVLYKGQPVGEYFADLIVEDKVVLELKALENLLPAHEVQLKNYLQGCRRELGLLMNFGKKVEVRRKYVAANFGCATS